The sequence TTGTTGGGGCTGTTGATAACGCTCTACTTTTTGAAATGATGAATGCAGTGATAGAAATGGATGCAGCAAAAGCTATAGCAGTTTGTAATGAGATTAATCAACAAGGCAGAAATATTAAGCAGTTTGCAAAAGATTTGCTTATGCATACCAGAAATTTATTGATAGCAAAAACAACAGAGCAAAAAACTGAAATATTAGATTATACGCAAGAGCACGTTAGAGAATTAACGCAGCAAGCAAATGAATTAGCAATAGAGACTATATTTAGATATATTAAGAATTTTACAGAATTAGATATGGAGATGAAAACTTCGACGTTTCCGAGAATTACACTAGAAGTGGCGGTTATAAAATTATGTACACCAGAGGTTGATTTGTCAAAAGATTCTGTTCTTGATAGAATGCTTTCGATAGAAAAACAATTGGAAGAAGTAAAAAAAAACGGCATTAAAGTAGTGGAGAAGGCTTCCGAGGAAGCTGTAGTAACAGAAATTGAAAGAGTAAAGGCAACGTCTGAAGAATACCAAACTTTCTTGCCAATATGGGAGAAAGTTTTAGCGAAATTGTGGTCATTAACGAGGTCATTATTTGAGGCTGGCACTCTAGAAATGTATGTAGAACATGATGTTATACAAATAGTAGATAGATCATCGCAAAATAATGCAGCTAATAAAAGATCCACATTGGCTGAAGGTGTGTTAAAAGAAATAAGGGATAAAATTATAGAAGTGACAGGTAAAGAATATACTATAAGAGCTATAGATGAAGTAATATATTCGCAAGATTCAGCAGCAGAAATATTATCAATGATTGGAAATAGAGTAAATTACTCAATTACAGCAGTAAAATAGGGAGGAATATAAAATGTCAAAACAAAATTTTGGAATGCCTAATATGGGGCAACTGATGAAGCAAGCACAAAAGATGCAAAAGCAGATGGAAGAAGCACAAGAAAAATTGGCGGATCTGACTGTAACCGCAACAGTGGGAGGGGGCATCGTAGAAGTTGTAGCGAGCGCTAATAAAGAAATAAGAAATGTGAAAATCAAGGAAGAGGCAGTAGATCCAGATGATATTGAAACTTTAGAAGATCTAGTTATGACGGCTGTTAATGAGGCGCTTAGACAAGCGGAAGAATTATCTCAAAAAGAAATGGCTAAAATTACTGGTGGAAATCTGCCTCCAGGAATGGGAGGATTGTTTTAGTGAATAATTATTATGGAAGCAAGATGCTTTCGCTAATTGGAGAGTTATCTAAGCTTCCGGGGATTGGTACAAAGTCTGCAAGTAGGCTGGCATTTTATATAATTTCTATGCCAAAAGATAAAGTAGATCAGTTGGCAAAAGCAATTGTAGAAGCAAAGGAAAATATTCGTTATTGTGAAAAATGCTGTACCGTGACTGATGATGTATTGTGTCCTATTTGTAAAGATGATAGACGAGAAAAGAATCTTATTATGGTAGTAGAGGATTCACGAGATATGGCTGCCTATGAAAAAACAGGTGAATATCGAGGCGTATACCACATATTAAACGGAGCAATTTCACCACTTATGGGAGTTGGACCAAATGATATAAAGGTTAAGGAACTGTTAAGTAGAATAAAAAACGAGAAAATAGACGAGATAATATTAGCAACTAACCCAAATATAGAAGGTGAAGCAACAGCAATGTATATTAGTAAGCTCACTAAACCACTTGGAGTGAAAACTACTAGGATAGCACATGGGGTTCCAGTTGGAGGAGATTTGGAGTATGTAGATGAAGTAACGTTATCACGTGCCTTACAGGGTAGAATGGAAATTTAGAACGTCCTATTAGTGGGCGTTTTTTTATTTATATTCCCTTGCCTTATTAATAAAAAAAAAGTATACTAAAAAAAATTAATAAATGGAAAAGGAAGAAGGAACTATGTTTAAAATTTTATCAAAAATAAAAAAAGTATCAGATATCAAAGAATTAGATACAAAACAGCTAGAAGTTCTTTCGCAAGAGGTCAGGCAATTTTTAATTAGATCTATTTCTAAAACAGGAGGGCATCTGGCATCAAATTTGGGAGTAGTGGAGTTGACACTAGCATTGCATTATGTTTTTGATTCACCAAAAGATAAAATAGTCTGGGATGTGGGGCATCAATCATATACCCACAAAATTTTGACAAGTAGAAAAACAAAATTTAAAACATTAAGGCAATTTGGTGGAATAAGCGGATTTATAAAGCGTCAAGAAAGTCCACATGATATTTTTGAAACGGGGCATAGCTCGACATCTATTTCTGCAGCATTGGGAATTGCAACAGCAAGAGATTTACAAAATGAAAAATTTAATGTAATAGCAGTGATAGGAGATGGGGCCTTAACAGGAGGAATGGCTTTTGAAGCATTAAACAATGCGGGGCGTTCAAATAATAACTTAATAGTGGTGTTAAATGATAATGAGATGAGTATTTCGAAAAATGTTGGAGGCATAAGTAAATACCTTACATCGCTTAGAGCAAATCAAAAGTATCAAAATGTAAAAATAAAAGTGATACGTTGCTTAGAAAAAATTCCTAAAATTGGAGATTCATTAAAAGGAACAATTAAATATACTAAAGATAGTTTAAAAAACATGGTGATTCCTGAAACAATATTTGATCAGATGGGATTTAAATATTTTGGACCGATTGATGGGCATAATGTAGAAGGATTAATTAAAATTTTTTCGCAGGCAAAAACAATTAATGGTCCAATATTAATTCATGTTAATACTATAAAAGGAAAAGGGCATTATTTAGCAGAAAAGGAGCCAGAAAAGTATCATGGGGTTTCTTCAGTTAGGGCTCAATCTGAATATACTTTCTCAGATGCCTTTGGAGACGCTATTGTTGATATAGC is a genomic window of Candidatus Epulonipiscium viviparus containing:
- the dnaX gene encoding DNA polymerase III subunit gamma/tau, yielding MYLTLYRKYRPQKFSDMVGQEHITKTLKNQIKLNRIAHAYLFTGSRGTGKTTAAKIFARAINCKNSVDGKPCEKCVVCKEIAEGAFVNIIELDAASHNGVDDIRQINEEVLYTPAVGVYKVYIIDEVHMLSPAAFNAMLKTLEEPPPYVVFILATTDPQKIPATVLSRCQRFDFRRISTSDICDCLLDYMQRENIEIEKEAVELIARLADGGMRDALSILEQCISFYIDEKITHSKVLKLVGAVDNALLFEMMNAVIEMDAAKAIAVCNEINQQGRNIKQFAKDLLMHTRNLLIAKTTEQKTEILDYTQEHVRELTQQANELAIETIFRYIKNFTELDMEMKTSTFPRITLEVAVIKLCTPEVDLSKDSVLDRMLSIEKQLEEVKKNGIKVVEKASEEAVVTEIERVKATSEEYQTFLPIWEKVLAKLWSLTRSLFEAGTLEMYVEHDVIQIVDRSSQNNAANKRSTLAEGVLKEIRDKIIEVTGKEYTIRAIDEVIYSQDSAAEILSMIGNRVNYSITAVK
- a CDS encoding YbaB/EbfC family nucleoid-associated protein, encoding MSKQNFGMPNMGQLMKQAQKMQKQMEEAQEKLADLTVTATVGGGIVEVVASANKEIRNVKIKEEAVDPDDIETLEDLVMTAVNEALRQAEELSQKEMAKITGGNLPPGMGGLF
- the recR gene encoding recombination mediator RecR, encoding MLSLIGELSKLPGIGTKSASRLAFYIISMPKDKVDQLAKAIVEAKENIRYCEKCCTVTDDVLCPICKDDRREKNLIMVVEDSRDMAAYEKTGEYRGVYHILNGAISPLMGVGPNDIKVKELLSRIKNEKIDEIILATNPNIEGEATAMYISKLTKPLGVKTTRIAHGVPVGGDLEYVDEVTLSRALQGRMEI
- the dxs gene encoding 1-deoxy-D-xylulose-5-phosphate synthase, coding for MFKILSKIKKVSDIKELDTKQLEVLSQEVRQFLIRSISKTGGHLASNLGVVELTLALHYVFDSPKDKIVWDVGHQSYTHKILTSRKTKFKTLRQFGGISGFIKRQESPHDIFETGHSSTSISAALGIATARDLQNEKFNVIAVIGDGALTGGMAFEALNNAGRSNNNLIVVLNDNEMSISKNVGGISKYLTSLRANQKYQNVKIKVIRCLEKIPKIGDSLKGTIKYTKDSLKNMVIPETIFDQMGFKYFGPIDGHNVEGLIKIFSQAKTINGPILIHVNTIKGKGHYLAEKEPEKYHGVSSVRAQSEYTFSDAFGDAIVDIAKDDDKIVAITAAMTEGVGLKKFSEKFPKRFFDVAIAEQHAVTFAAGMAIEGIKPVVAIYSSFLQRAYDQILHDCALQNLPVVFAIDRAGLVGEDGQTHQGIFDIAYLSHIPNMTILSPKYPGEIKSALKYALVKKTPVAIRYPRGNVEETELSAVIYNQDISPVVHIKGKDILIMATGKATIWGLEVCKELQSDHNIIAGLVEIPVITPLNVDVLIELVKGYSTVVTIEDHVLTGGFASLIIRALVANDVSKKYIQFGYEDGVIEHGKIDELLKKYNMLPKQMVAIINDKMNKET